ATCTTGAAGCACTTATTATGCGATCTAGTGATAGATTCGTGCGAAGAAAGGTGAGCccttgctttctttctctttctttttacttcttttttcttttcttctaccatcctccttttactttctttttcttccccttccattctttctttttcttttatcttcttcttccctctcactTCTTCCTTTGCTTCATCCTTTCTTCCTTTGTTTCatcctttcttcctttccttttctctcttgctTCTTCTCCTCTCATGTGGAGAGGTTTCAAAGTCccgaatcccatcttgatctcgTTTTCTTATGGGAACGAGCCAGGACAACTAGGACACCTCCTATCTCATCGGGATATAAAGCCTTGGTGCCAAGAATTATTCTCAAATATTGTTTTAAATTGCAAAATTTAATTTGAGCAGAAAACTTCTTAGTTCTTTTActttttttggtagaagaaaACTTCTTAGTTTGTTatgtattctctctctctctgcttaTTGTATTAATGATTATGTGCAGCTCTTCTTTGAAATCTTTTGCTTGAAGTTAGCTTTTTCGCCACCTCtattttcatttctttttatCATACTTCCATTCTAAATTGATAAGTAAACATTAGCAGATAGGAAATTAGGCAATAGAAGCTTATCAGATAtggaaagatataaaaaatacGTATCTGTATTCCAATGTTTCAGAAAATCTGAGCAAAACACAGGTGTTACATCCATGGCACAAAGTCCATAAGCTCCATAGAAGGACTCTAGTTATTGATATTAGCCAACTACACTATCCTTACTTTTTCTTGTTTATCTAGGCTCAATTTCTGTAATTGACATCTCATTTAGTGACATCGGTGTCAACTTATCTTTTAAATGAGCATGTGAACCCATGACACTCTGTCCAATATAAAATGCTGGTTTGGAAGGAGCTTGGATTGAAACGGGATTGCTGTTGAGCATCATAACAACCGTTGGCATGTTGGGTCTATCAGAAGGATTCTCCTGAACACACAATAGTCCGATCTGAATGCATCTTAGCACTTCAATTGTGGGGTAATGGTTGCCTAAACATGGGTCCAGCATCTCCAAAACTGTTCCTTTGTTCCATTGCTCCCACATCTGCATGAAACAAATCTATTAGGTTAGTCATCCGGAGTAGAACTGTGCTATGTGTATCATAATTTAAAAACTCACATATGTCAGAAGATATTTGCCACTTCCTGAATCTGTGAAGCTACTGTTCTTCCTGCCTGTTATAATCTCTAAAACCAGGACACCATAGCTGTATACGTCTGACTTGATTGAAGACTGCCCATACATCACATACTCTGGTGCCATATATCCACTGCAATGAAAGAATTATTGAAGATAGTCTCTGACCTACCATTGGACTGTGTTCATTATTCATCTTTCTACTTACAATATTCCGACAACTCGAGTTGTGATTCTCTGACTTTGGTCTCCACCAAAAAGCCTAGCCAAACCAAAATCAGAAATCTTAGGGTTCATGTCTGCATCTAATAAAATGTTGCCAGCTTTTAAATCCCGATGTATAATTTTTAGCTGAGAATCTTCATGTAGGTATTGCAGCCCTTTAGCAATTCCACAGATGATCCTGTACCTTTTCTCCCAATGTAGCTGTTCACGTTTTATAGGATCTATTCTATAAAAACTTAAAAAGTTAACTGAGGTAATGCTTTTGCTTGAAGATATGTTTCAAGATGATCAGATAGTTGTTGCTTCTACTAACAGAGACAAGGAGTTAGATCATCAGATCAGTTGTAGGCTGAAAATAGTATGGTCATCTCACAAATTCTAAAAAGATAAGTTAGATTATATGGAGTGAGAAATGCCAAAAAGAATGGTATCCAGGCTTCTGTTAGGCACATATTCATAGACAAGcaacttctcttctttttccaaGCAAACACCCAGAAGCCTTACAAGATTTTTGTGCCGGAGCTTAGCAATTAAAACGAGTTCATTGTTTAGCTCTGCTAGTCCTTGCGTCGAAGTTGTTGATAACCTCTTTGCTGCTAATTCTTGCCCGTAGGGTAGTGTTCCCCATGAGGAATTATAAGATTAGCAGGAAATATATTAATGGGACTCATTTGGATCAAGAAAGATAGATGCTGGGTATATTAAATCTTTAGTTTGATGTCCGTGTTTAAGATTAGATTGGAAAAAGGGGTGCGATTTTAACAGAACAGATTACAATATACCTTGTAAACTGCACCAAAACCACCTACTCCAAGCTCATTTTCTTCAGAGAAGTTAGCTGTCGCAGCTCTAATCATAGATAGATCAAGTAATAGTGACTGTGCATGTGTGATCTCCTCTGGCTTGGCCTCGTCTACtgaaaaattaaagaatgttaAGACTATTTTATATAAGTTTCCGAACAGAAATAATCAAACCGGTTTCTAAAAGAATTTCACTCAAGCACATTATGTAGTTTAGATGATGGCATGATAAATACGTTATTGCACCTGCAGTGGACTTGTGCACTGGTGGACCTAGTCTGACAGGCCCATTTTAGCCTATGCAGAGGATCAAACAGTGCGTGTCTTATAGCTTAATTACATTAAACCTATGTTTCTACCTTCCAGCTCACATAACAATTCATCATATGGCTCTCTTTAGACATTTGGTCTCACACCCTCCGTGAAGTTCTGTAACAAAAATTCCTGGGAAAGGACAAAAATTTTTGCAAATAAATATCACTTACAGAGTAAATTTTTTGCCGGCTTCCTTCTTGTCCAGAAGCAAATGCAGGTGATGAGGATTGGCAATGATGATACCACCAGAGGTATGGCAAACTTAAGAACCAAAACTATCATAATGATCTTATTCTTTACTACATAAATTGAAGGAAAACCATCATATGGTGGCAAATATACATATAGAAATTTCAAAGAATATgcagtggaaaaaaaatttcagatctaaatactaataatctaattagatctaatctaattaagcatgTATGGAGATCATACCTGAATTTCAGACATCATCATTATATTGATAAGATTAAGATCTAACCTAATAAAGATCCGAGCTTTATCTTTGCAcggataatttttcatcacgatCTGAAATCCATAAATGTCTTTAAGGTTCTTTGAAGCCACACAAGCGttcggcctctataggtatctacaCAGGATTGATCTTGATCGAGAGAATCCAAAAATCATTGGGGTGCTAGCTGATCTAAAATAGTTGTTTACTGATTGTTTTGACCTTTATAACCATTTGAATATAACTGAATGTAGCAATATGTATTGTTGGATACAATATCCTGGTTTAGAAGTTCAGAATGTATCAATAGTTAAGTTAGTAGATCATTATGTCTTAATATTAAATAATGTCACTTCATCTAGTTACTATTTCCTCATATTAACTTATgttgtttgcttttttttttggcaGATGTCCTGATATTTCAACTCAGTGCAGCTTCTTAGAGTAGCTCATCCTGATTAGATTATTCTAACAAACGGTACCATTGTGGTTAGACCagcatcaataaaattttcaagttctcaaaaaaattctaacaaGACATATTATAGTTGCAAAGAATATTGCTTTGTGGATTGATGTTTATCTACAAATAATCAATATAGAAATTAGATATTGGTATCAATTGATGATTCACTTCAATATATTAGaagaaaaattaataatttaaggaTAGAGTCAAGAAAAATATACCGTAAGATTAAAGAATTATGTGAGAGTGGAAATATCATTAATAGACTTTTGATTAGAATGATAGCATTACTTGCTTTTGTGATTGTATTTATATTAAGTAAAATTATGAGTTGGAATGCTAGTGTAATGAAAGTTGGATTTAAATGAGTATGATCCTATTTTACATATACCCAAACTTCAGAATTCCTTATGTAATCTGCTTTTGGCACACAGTAACTACCCATTGGCTTATGGGTTCATATAAAATACAAAATGACTTTTGGGGTGGTTTAGAGATGGTTCTGGAAAGGGTTTTGGACTACATAATATGGGCAGTAGGATGGCTTGGCCTTATCTTTTCTCATATCAGCCACTATATACAAGTGGTTGTAACTTTTTATTCGTGAAAGGAGAATAGATGATTACTTTTGAAATATGATCAAATTGAAGTTGCATTGATGGATTGATTTGTTATATAGGATCCTCTCTAAAACTCCTTTTCCTCTCCATGCTTTCATGTGACAATCAATGAGTCAGTGAAGTTGGCTCAACTATGCGCAAATATCAGTGATGTGGACTTAACTTGGTTAGTCAGTGAAGGTTAGCAGCTACTTTTCTTTGACTTAGGGTTCAATTTTAGATGCCTAATCATGCATAGAAATTAGACATGGCAATTACATGAAAAGTCTGAACAAACATGCTTTAAACATGTATTTGGCTATTGCACACGTATTCTAGGCATCAAAAGTTTGCTCTACTTGGTTCGTCAGTAAAGGTCGGCAGCTACATTATATGTAACATGCTTTGAATAAACATGTGATCTGCAACATCTTTGAACAAATATTGTGCGTAATATGTGATCTGCACATGTATTAGGCTGCTACACATGTATTATGGGCACCAAATCAAAGTCTTACAAAGCAGAACCTTAGATTAAAAGTAGAGAATAAATACACCTAACAAATGTGCATACAAACAGAAGATAGCTCCAGCAAATAACATACACCAAATTATAACCTATACTGCTAAAGCGGCTAAGAAGAATATGAGTTGCACTATACACTTTCCAACCTGAAATAGTACTATCATATAAAATTAAACCATGTGATAGAAACAATAGGTTGTACCTTTTCCAATCTCAAACAATACTAAAATATCTTCAATGTAAGTAGTGTTTAATTATCAAAATTTCATGTTCCCATAATTGGATTAATTATACATCAAAAAGCATAAAAGATTCTTCTTCCCTTAATCACCAAATAAACTGCCACAGACAAACAGACAAAGTAAAGATAATATGGAATCAAAAGCACCAACCTTCTTTTATATCTAAAAAGATAAAACAAGCACCAATCCAAACTGATCATCATGAATATCCCCTAATGCTACTTTATTGGCTTTTGATTAAATCTGCATTCCTCCTCCTTAAAGCAGATCCACCACTCCCTTTTCCACTTCTTATGGCCTCCCCCTTCTGCCAGAT
Above is a genomic segment from Elaeis guineensis isolate ETL-2024a chromosome 1, EG11, whole genome shotgun sequence containing:
- the LOC105038891 gene encoding cysteine-rich receptor-like protein kinase 44, producing MAREPPPKKQTHLDGGSRTDGDGDGDGDGGPNGDDDRKVGRDGGRRGESAREQSEGGPTGKKIDFRWDLTGCVGLVEAVSKIFFNASHDFCARHLYSNFGSKFSVKNKIIMIVLVLKFAIPLVVSSLPILITCICFWTRRKPAKNLLLDEAKPEEITHAQSLLLDLSMIRAATANFSEENELGVGGFGAVYKGTLPYGQELAAKRLSTTSTQGLAELNNELVLIAKLRHKNLVRLLGVCLEKEEKLLVYEYVPNRSLDTILFDPIKREQLHWEKRYRIICGIAKGLQYLHEDSQLKIIHRDLKAGNILLDADMNPKISDFGLARLFGGDQSQRITTRVVGIFGYMAPEYVMYGQSSIKSDVYSYGVLVLEIITGRKNSSFTDSGSGKYLLTYMWEQWNKGTVLEMLDPCLGNHYPTIEVLRCIQIGLLCVQENPSDRPNMPTVVMMLNSNPVSIQAPSKPAFYIGQSVMGSHAHLKDKLTPMSLNEMSITEIEPR